From Dehalococcoidia bacterium:
CCATCCAACATCGCCGGCTAACGCTGCGCACCGAGCATCACCCCTCCTCCTGCTCTCCGCCCTTCCGTCTTCGTGGTTGCGCGACGGTCGTGCCTGCCCTCATTCACCGTACGAAGCCAGGCTGAGAGGAGCTTGAGGAAAGCGTTAAGCACCGGCAAAGATTCGGTTAGCCGGGCATTTCGCAAACGCGGCACGGGGCGGCAACTGCCGCCCCGTGCCCTCGGTTGCTCGCGGCTGCTCAGACCGCGAGAAAAACCGCCAGATTCGCGTGCCCGGCGATCGTCTTGCGTACGCCGTGCAGGCCTGCTCCGCGCTCCGGACCCGTGCTAGCAGCGTCGGATACTTGCGCTCTCTAATTCAGCCTATCCTGCGCTGAGAGGAGAGGAAGTCACGGTTCGGTAACGCCTGACTCGGAACCAGTCGGCGGGCCACCGGTCACGCCTACGGGCCGTGGCGCATGCGCAGCGTGCGGTACTGGGGCCGCGTGGATGTGGTATGCCGCTCGCCCGTGGGCAGAAAACCGCAGCGCCTGTACAGCCCGATAGCCGGCGCATTGGTCTCGACCACATCCAGCTCAACGCGGCGCACGCCTCGGGCTGCGGCCCAATCGAGCACCGCCCGCACCAGCGCCTCGCCCAGCCCGCTGCCGCGCCGCGCGGGATCGACCCACATCGCGATCAGGTAGACCGTCGGCGGCGTGTCGGCCTGCACAGTCTCCAGTACGCCGCCGACCATACCCCACCAGCGCCCGTCCGCTGCATCTTCGCCGATGAACGTCACGCGGCCGGGCAGCGCTGCAGCGCGCTCCTGCCAGAGCTGATCGGGGTAGGCGAGCGCCTCGGCGAGCGTGGTGAGAAAGGCGCCGGGCGCATCCGCCAGGGCGCGCAGGCGCACGTCGCGCAGCAGCGCCGCTTCGTCTGGACGCACGGCCCGGATGTTCATGACCGGCACGCTACCACGCCGAACGCCGCTTTGCTTGACGGCATGCGCCTGCCCTGCGATCATGCCGCCGCCGCGACCGGACGGCGCGGGCGCAACGAGGAGACGACGCGATGCCGTGGATCGAGATCAACGGAACCGACATCTACTACCAGGAGGAGGGCAGCGGCCGGCCGCTCCTCTTTCTGCACGGCAACAGCTCCTGCGGCGAGGCCTGGTTCCAGCAGTTCGCCGTCTTCCGCGGCCGCTTCCGCTGCATCGCCTACGACAGCGTCAACCACGGCCACTCCTCCAACTCGCCCCGCGGCGAAGAGGAACCGGACCGCGCCGACGAGCTGGAAGGCTTCCTGCAGGCGCTGGCGATCGAGCGGCCCGTTTTGGCCGGCAACTCGATGGGGGGTGACACGATCCTGCGCTGGGCGGCGCGCCACCCGGACCGCGCCGCGGCGCTGATCCCGTCGGGCATGGGGCTGATGGAAGCGGGCGCGCCCGGCCTCTCGCCGGCGCCGCTTGACCACGAGACGCTCTTCCTGCCCGTGGGCGATGCGCTCACAGACGGCTTCAGGCAGCGCCAGCCACGCATGTTCGAGCGCTATCTGCGCATCCGCTCCACGGCCACGCGGCTGGAGGCGCTGCGCTATCCCCGCCCGCGCGGGCGCACGCTGGCCGAACGCGCCACGCTGGGCGAGCGCATCGGCGCCGTCAGC
This genomic window contains:
- a CDS encoding GNAT family N-acetyltransferase, translating into MNIRAVRPDEAALLRDVRLRALADAPGAFLTTLAEALAYPDQLWQERAAALPGRVTFIGEDAADGRWWGMVGGVLETVQADTPPTVYLIAMWVDPARRGSGLGEALVRAVLDWAAARGVRRVELDVVETNAPAIGLYRRCGFLPTGERHTTSTRPQYRTLRMRHGP
- a CDS encoding alpha/beta hydrolase, which gives rise to MPWIEINGTDIYYQEEGSGRPLLFLHGNSSCGEAWFQQFAVFRGRFRCIAYDSVNHGHSSNSPRGEEEPDRADELEGFLQALAIERPVLAGNSMGGDTILRWAARHPDRAAALIPSGMGLMEAGAPGLSPAPLDHETLFLPVGDALTDGFRQRQPRMFERYLRIRSTATRLEALRYPRPRGRTLAERATLGERIGAVSSPMLIVVGELDRLRPACERLHAALPHSEYRVIAGAPHNVYYETAAEYNAAVSDFLSRVLSAAPAGSRA